A portion of the Acidisarcina polymorpha genome contains these proteins:
- a CDS encoding GerMN domain-containing protein — MIPRSLKILFWCLLAASVVMAVVLIRLREQAADRLTSHAFDANGNPASLPLTEPVPAATESITLLEANDLDGSLAPVTRSLALPQETGARARVLLRQLVSDYASPESQHPLVPGPGITAVFFMPDPNPQIDNQGDGANTTRSRQQTAVVDLTSAFAENHPSGIAVESLTLLSIIGTLHENFPAVDEVRFLVDGQSRETLAGHADLTRTYLAAPAETRP; from the coding sequence ATGATCCCTCGTTCGCTGAAAATTCTGTTTTGGTGCCTGCTTGCCGCCTCGGTAGTGATGGCCGTTGTCCTGATCCGACTGCGAGAACAAGCCGCCGATCGACTCACCAGTCATGCCTTCGACGCGAACGGGAATCCGGCAAGCCTACCCCTGACAGAGCCCGTCCCTGCCGCCACGGAGAGTATCACGCTGCTCGAGGCAAACGACCTGGATGGCTCCCTTGCTCCGGTCACCCGCAGCCTCGCTCTTCCTCAGGAAACTGGGGCGCGCGCCCGTGTCCTGCTTCGCCAGCTGGTGTCGGATTATGCCTCCCCCGAATCGCAGCATCCACTGGTTCCCGGCCCAGGAATCACTGCAGTTTTCTTTATGCCCGATCCCAATCCTCAGATCGACAACCAGGGTGACGGTGCGAACACCACCCGCTCCCGTCAACAAACCGCTGTGGTGGACCTCACGAGCGCCTTCGCCGAGAACCATCCTTCAGGAATCGCAGTCGAGAGCCTCACCTTGCTCTCAATCATCGGTACGCTTCACGAGAACTTCCCCGCCGTTGATGAAGTTCGCTTCCTCGTCGACGGACAATCCCGCGAGACACTCGCCGGCCATGCCGATCTGACTCGCACCTACCTGGCTGCACCAGCCGAAACCCGCCCGTGA
- a CDS encoding VWA domain-containing protein, which produces MNVDRDPVISPDMADNQPGAASSGAAPTSSGESSALAKGDHGYTLRRDVEEVVLNVTVLDDHNRLVMNLARPDFKVSEDGVPQAIISFQHEDIPVSMGILVDNSGSMRDKRQAVNSAALDLVKASNRDDEAFVVNFSDEAYIDQDFTSDLGKLREGLAHIDSKGGTALYDAVVASADQLAKGAKRSKQVLLVITDGEDNASVMSLEQTIQRIQALQGPVVYSIGLLFKDEGGGREARRAKRALELLSSETGGVAYFPKSLGEVDEIAAEVARDIRSQYTIGYHSTKAASLGGYRLVKVEAHASGYGKLLVRTRSGYYPKSKSAPGDKSRQADARLPGSN; this is translated from the coding sequence TTGAATGTCGACCGGGATCCGGTGATCTCGCCAGATATGGCCGACAACCAACCGGGAGCAGCGTCCTCCGGGGCAGCGCCGACTAGTTCCGGGGAATCGAGTGCCCTGGCGAAAGGCGACCATGGGTATACGTTGCGGCGCGATGTTGAGGAGGTGGTGCTCAACGTCACCGTCCTCGATGACCATAACCGGCTGGTGATGAACCTCGCCAGGCCCGACTTCAAAGTCTCCGAAGATGGCGTGCCGCAGGCCATCATCTCGTTCCAGCACGAAGATATCCCGGTGTCCATGGGAATCCTGGTAGATAATTCCGGATCGATGCGGGATAAGAGACAAGCCGTCAATTCCGCCGCGCTCGATTTGGTGAAAGCATCCAACCGGGACGATGAAGCTTTTGTGGTTAATTTTTCCGACGAGGCTTATATCGATCAGGATTTCACTTCGGACCTAGGCAAACTGCGAGAGGGATTGGCTCATATCGATTCGAAGGGCGGAACCGCCCTCTATGACGCCGTCGTGGCCTCAGCCGATCAGCTCGCGAAAGGCGCGAAACGGTCGAAGCAGGTGCTCCTGGTGATCACTGACGGGGAAGACAATGCCTCGGTCATGTCGCTTGAACAAACGATCCAGCGCATCCAGGCGCTGCAAGGCCCTGTCGTGTATTCGATCGGGTTGCTATTCAAGGATGAGGGTGGCGGACGCGAAGCCCGCCGGGCCAAGCGCGCCCTCGAACTGCTTTCCAGTGAAACGGGCGGGGTCGCGTATTTCCCTAAGAGCCTCGGAGAGGTAGACGAAATCGCCGCTGAGGTGGCGCGCGATATCCGCAGTCAATACACGATTGGCTATCACTCGACCAAGGCGGCGAGCCTGGGCGGATACCGGCTGGTCAAGGTGGAAGCGCATGCTTCTGGCTACGGGAAGCTGCTGGTCCGCACGCGCAGCGGCTACTATCCGAAGAGCAAGTCGGCTCCAGGAGACAAGAGCAGGCAGGCGGATGCGCGATTGCCAGGATCAAATTAG
- a CDS encoding DUF1015 domain-containing protein has translation MLDLQSRQRSRTANQPVEADPGLGARVPSMARIYPFRALRYNPSRVRIEDVVTQPYDKISPSMQQAYYQRSPYNLVRIILGLPELFDQPLAIDSRAAADVYSRSARDFAEWRAQGILYREKDPCIFAYSQRFAVASALTPDSRDAILERRGFIALGELSDYREGIVFRHEQTLAKPISDRLSLLRATRAHFGQIFMLYSDPAQTVDRLLFGNDAEASADLEVVDEFGVLHRISRISDPATINLLSAAMEDKKLIIADGHHRYETALEYSRERVPEPPSSTERNSHAMPQPPYPEAAVMMTFINIDSPGLVILPTHRVVFGLKDFSTVRFLERAETFFDIESLTATDPEGLLARLAPARASRTAFIVATAEGRYLFTLKTDAAVDALKSIPDRQRQLDIVRLHTLVLEKLLGITPEAIREQRNVHYHREPAEALEEIATGQADLAFLVNPVTLDQLREVAFAGDVMPQKSTDFYPKLLSGLAIYALD, from the coding sequence ATGCTTGATTTACAATCCCGACAGAGAAGCCGCACAGCAAATCAACCGGTCGAAGCCGATCCCGGTCTTGGAGCTCGAGTTCCCAGCATGGCCCGCATCTATCCTTTCCGTGCACTTCGCTACAATCCTTCGCGGGTTCGCATTGAAGATGTCGTAACTCAGCCCTACGACAAAATCAGTCCGTCGATGCAGCAAGCCTATTACCAGCGCAGCCCGTATAACCTGGTGCGCATTATTCTGGGCCTGCCTGAACTCTTCGACCAGCCGCTGGCGATCGACAGCCGAGCCGCCGCTGACGTGTACTCCCGCTCTGCGCGGGATTTTGCCGAGTGGCGCGCCCAGGGCATCCTGTACCGTGAAAAGGATCCCTGCATTTTCGCCTACTCCCAGCGTTTCGCGGTCGCTTCCGCTTTGACTCCGGACTCGCGGGATGCAATCCTAGAGCGGCGGGGTTTTATCGCGCTCGGAGAGCTCTCCGACTATCGAGAGGGTATCGTCTTCCGCCATGAGCAGACCCTGGCCAAGCCGATATCAGACCGCCTCAGTCTGCTCCGCGCCACCCGCGCCCATTTCGGCCAGATCTTCATGCTTTACTCAGACCCTGCACAAACTGTGGACCGCCTTCTCTTCGGTAACGATGCCGAAGCCTCGGCTGACCTCGAAGTGGTCGATGAGTTCGGGGTGTTGCACCGCATCTCACGGATAAGCGATCCTGCGACAATTAATCTTCTTTCCGCCGCAATGGAGGACAAAAAGCTAATCATCGCCGATGGTCATCATCGCTACGAGACCGCCCTCGAATATTCCCGTGAGCGGGTACCTGAACCGCCGTCAAGCACGGAGCGGAACTCCCATGCAATGCCACAACCTCCCTATCCCGAAGCGGCGGTCATGATGACCTTCATCAACATTGACTCGCCTGGACTGGTCATCCTCCCGACCCATCGTGTGGTATTCGGTTTGAAGGACTTTTCCACTGTCCGGTTTCTGGAACGTGCTGAAACGTTTTTCGATATTGAAAGCCTGACGGCAACCGATCCCGAAGGACTTCTCGCTCGACTTGCCCCCGCTCGAGCGAGTCGTACCGCCTTTATCGTAGCCACGGCTGAAGGGCGGTATCTGTTCACACTGAAAACGGATGCAGCCGTAGATGCATTGAAGTCCATACCTGACCGGCAACGGCAGCTGGATATAGTCCGCCTCCATACCCTCGTGCTGGAGAAGCTTCTAGGCATCACTCCGGAAGCTATCCGTGAGCAGCGGAATGTGCATTACCATCGCGAGCCGGCCGAAGCTCTGGAAGAGATTGCCACGGGTCAAGCGGATCTAGCGTTTCTCGTCAATCCTGTGACTCTCGATCAACTGCGGGAGGTCGCCTTCGCCGGCGATGTGATGCCACAGAAATCGACCGACTTCTACCCCAAACTGCTAAGCGGTCTGGCCATCTATGCTTTGGACTGA
- a CDS encoding enoyl-ACP reductase FabI, producing MLNLEGRTAVVFGLANKRSIAWAIAQKLHAAGVNLAISYQNERLRADAEDLVAELPGAQLFQCDVSADADIDRVFAELKERYGKLHVLVHSIGFAPADEMKNDFVLTSREGFRIAHDVSVYSLIALSRGAAPLMTEGGSIITLTYYGAEKVFPRYNVMGVAKAALEATVRYLAADLGRKNIRVNAISAGPIKTLAARGIGNLSEMLKAHADRAPLGRNVEQAEVGGAALYLASDLSTAVTGEVHYVDAGYNVMGF from the coding sequence ATGCTCAACCTGGAAGGCCGCACTGCAGTAGTTTTTGGTCTCGCGAACAAGCGTAGTATTGCCTGGGCCATCGCCCAGAAGCTTCATGCCGCCGGCGTCAATCTCGCCATCAGCTACCAGAACGAACGCCTTCGCGCCGACGCAGAGGATCTTGTCGCCGAACTTCCGGGGGCCCAGTTATTCCAGTGCGATGTCTCTGCCGATGCCGACATTGACCGCGTCTTCGCCGAGCTGAAGGAGCGCTATGGCAAGTTGCACGTGCTCGTCCACAGCATTGGCTTTGCCCCCGCCGATGAGATGAAGAATGACTTCGTGCTGACCAGCCGCGAAGGCTTCCGCATTGCCCACGATGTCAGCGTCTATTCGCTGATCGCGTTGAGCCGCGGCGCCGCCCCGCTCATGACTGAGGGTGGCAGCATTATCACCCTCACCTACTACGGAGCGGAGAAAGTCTTCCCGCGATACAACGTCATGGGCGTCGCCAAAGCCGCTCTAGAGGCAACTGTCCGTTATCTGGCCGCAGATCTCGGCAGAAAGAACATCCGGGTGAACGCGATCTCCGCCGGCCCGATTAAGACCCTTGCCGCTCGGGGAATCGGCAACCTGAGCGAGATGTTGAAGGCCCACGCCGACCGGGCTCCGCTAGGCCGTAATGTAGAACAGGCCGAGGTTGGGGGCGCCGCCCTCTATCTGGCATCCGACCTCAGCACTGCGGTCACCGGAGAAGTCCACTATGTGGATGCCGGATACAACGTCATGGGATTTTGA
- the cysK gene encoding cysteine synthase A, which produces MRAFVDHPPVHTGLRVAEDITELMGRTPMLHLRRLCGPGDADLFAKLEFLNPGGSVKDRAALGMILDAEARGLLKPGSTILEATAGNTGVGLALVGVNRGYKVILFVPEGFAEEKCILMRAFGAKVVKTPETEGMSGAIRRALAMAKEIPDAFTALQFENQANPRFHHDTTAVELWEQMEGRIDAFVSGVGTGGTFSGVAQFLKEQDSSILTVAVETEGSVLQGGEPQHHKIEGIGVSFVPKTFHREVTDEIVKVADADAFNMVRRMAAEEGLLGGSSAGAMVFAAAAVARRLGPGKRVATMIPDSAERYLSKKIFEGGI; this is translated from the coding sequence ATGCGAGCTTTCGTGGATCATCCCCCTGTTCATACCGGATTGAGGGTTGCCGAAGACATTACCGAGCTGATGGGCCGGACGCCCATGCTGCACCTTCGCCGCCTTTGTGGCCCGGGTGATGCCGATTTATTCGCCAAATTGGAGTTTCTGAACCCCGGGGGCAGCGTGAAGGACCGCGCGGCGCTGGGAATGATTCTCGACGCCGAGGCTCGCGGGCTCCTGAAGCCGGGCTCGACCATCCTCGAAGCCACCGCCGGCAACACCGGCGTGGGGCTGGCCTTAGTGGGAGTGAACCGCGGCTATAAGGTGATCCTGTTTGTTCCGGAGGGTTTCGCCGAGGAGAAGTGCATCCTCATGAGGGCCTTTGGTGCGAAGGTGGTGAAGACGCCTGAGACTGAGGGGATGTCGGGCGCGATCCGCCGGGCGCTTGCCATGGCGAAAGAAATCCCCGATGCCTTCACTGCGCTGCAGTTTGAAAACCAGGCGAACCCGCGCTTCCACCACGACACCACTGCAGTCGAGCTTTGGGAGCAGATGGAAGGCCGCATCGACGCATTCGTCTCTGGAGTTGGGACCGGCGGAACGTTCTCGGGAGTTGCGCAGTTTCTCAAGGAGCAGGATTCGTCCATCTTGACCGTGGCCGTCGAGACCGAGGGGTCGGTTCTTCAAGGCGGCGAACCGCAGCACCACAAGATCGAAGGAATCGGGGTGTCGTTTGTCCCGAAGACCTTCCATCGCGAAGTGACCGACGAAATCGTCAAAGTGGCTGACGCAGATGCCTTCAACATGGTGAGGCGGATGGCAGCGGAAGAAGGCCTGCTGGGGGGATCGAGCGCCGGCGCGATGGTCTTTGCGGCAGCCGCTGTTGCCCGTCGGCTGGGTCCGGGAAAACGAGTGGCTACAATGATTCCCGACTCAGCCGAGCGCTATCTGTCGAAGAAGATCTTTGAGGGCGGGATTTAA
- a CDS encoding N-acetylmuramoyl-L-alanine amidase family protein has product MASVQPSFVVAIDAAHGGSDDGARIANGEIEKDITLALSARLRSALSARGITVLTIRESDIDVSSAQRAGIANHALAAACLVLHATSTGSGVHLFTSSLAPTTPTTGPVMLPWQSAQAAWITRSLRLSSEINSALGQAAIPVTLGSASIQPLDNLTCPAIAIEIAPLAASPANKALALSDPAYRQRILDALSAALLEWSTDWKQQP; this is encoded by the coding sequence ATGGCGTCAGTACAGCCGTCGTTTGTGGTCGCAATCGATGCCGCCCATGGCGGATCCGACGATGGCGCTCGTATCGCCAATGGGGAGATCGAGAAGGACATTACCCTGGCCTTATCAGCACGCTTGCGCTCCGCTCTCAGCGCTCGAGGGATCACCGTCCTGACTATCCGCGAATCTGATATCGACGTATCCTCCGCGCAACGTGCCGGCATTGCCAATCATGCATTGGCGGCCGCCTGCCTGGTCCTGCATGCGACATCGACCGGCAGTGGAGTTCACCTCTTTACCTCGTCGCTCGCCCCCACAACGCCAACAACCGGGCCAGTGATGCTTCCGTGGCAGAGTGCCCAAGCAGCGTGGATTACCCGCAGTCTCAGGCTCTCTTCTGAGATAAACTCCGCACTGGGTCAGGCAGCAATTCCGGTCACTTTAGGGAGCGCCTCGATCCAACCGCTTGACAATCTTACCTGCCCCGCAATTGCCATCGAGATCGCTCCGCTGGCGGCGTCGCCGGCCAACAAGGCGCTCGCTCTCTCCGATCCTGCTTACCGGCAGCGCATTCTCGATGCACTCTCCGCCGCTCTGCTTGAATGGAGTACCGACTGGAAGCAGCAGCCATGA
- a CDS encoding GvpL/GvpF family gas vesicle protein, giving the protein MAWYAYCISEKQAFPDLLRHRKPVPLDAVTGISGNQVFLYPASDLAVIVSEHNPDEPLVQKSAVDHAKVIADCFKMSTVLPFRFGTVFSDDEALRRSVRSNQRQFLTNLDRLRGKAEMHLKVVVDDCCREQDKPILMNRVGKEYLTSLRENATQQRERQTRARAVSVQMHRMFAPLDEEVSCKRDGTGKMMLDIAHLIDHKCIERYQNRYSTAAVQLKDCRMQLSGPWPPYHFVHRQSRVPAQHTPSRTAIPA; this is encoded by the coding sequence ATGGCGTGGTATGCCTATTGCATAAGCGAAAAACAGGCCTTCCCTGATCTCCTCCGTCACCGCAAACCAGTACCGCTCGACGCCGTGACGGGCATCTCGGGAAATCAAGTCTTCCTCTATCCGGCCAGCGATTTAGCCGTAATCGTCAGCGAACACAATCCCGATGAACCCCTCGTTCAAAAGTCTGCAGTCGATCACGCCAAGGTCATTGCCGACTGCTTCAAGATGTCCACTGTGCTTCCCTTCCGTTTCGGTACTGTCTTTTCTGATGACGAAGCCTTGCGCCGGTCGGTCCGGTCCAATCAGCGCCAGTTTTTAACCAATCTCGACCGTCTGCGCGGCAAAGCCGAGATGCACCTTAAAGTCGTCGTCGACGATTGCTGCCGCGAACAGGACAAGCCCATCCTCATGAATCGAGTGGGCAAGGAATACCTCACCAGCCTTCGCGAAAACGCCACTCAGCAGCGGGAACGACAGACCCGCGCTCGCGCGGTCTCCGTGCAGATGCACCGCATGTTCGCGCCGCTCGACGAAGAAGTCTCCTGCAAGCGCGACGGTACCGGCAAGATGATGCTGGACATCGCTCATCTGATCGATCACAAATGCATCGAGCGCTATCAAAACCGTTACTCCACTGCGGCTGTTCAACTGAAAGACTGCCGCATGCAACTCTCCGGGCCGTGGCCGCCGTACCACTTTGTTCACCGCCAGTCTCGCGTGCCAGCGCAGCACACC
- a CDS encoding trans-sulfuration enzyme family protein, with protein MAGEKAGFATRAIHTGQPPDPTTGAVNVPLYLSSTYAQEEIGKDKGYDYSRAGNPTRTALEVCLASLEGGLTSHVFGSGMAAIAALVTLMKSGDHVICGENVYGGTPRLFNQVFAPYGIDFTYVDTSNVEALRAAIRPETRLVHIETPTNPLMNLTDIAAVAEVCHSREVELSVDNTFMSPYFQRPIDLGADIVMHSTTKFLNGHSDGLGGVLVGTTPEHTSRFDFVEKAVGGILSPFESWLILRGVKTLAVRMRQHDENGRIVAQFLDGHGKVDRVFYPGLSAGRNAHPQYELAAQQMTGFGSMITIELGSFEKARSFTKQLRVATLGESLGGVETLVSHPATMTHAGLGAEGRAKVGITDGMVRLSVGIEDVGDLLEDFEQALAMV; from the coding sequence ATGGCTGGAGAGAAAGCTGGTTTTGCCACCCGCGCCATCCATACCGGTCAACCTCCGGATCCAACAACGGGTGCGGTGAATGTGCCACTCTATCTCTCCTCGACCTACGCCCAGGAGGAGATCGGCAAAGACAAGGGATACGACTATTCGCGGGCCGGAAATCCAACGCGAACGGCACTGGAAGTCTGTCTGGCCTCGCTAGAAGGCGGTCTCACCAGCCATGTCTTTGGCAGCGGGATGGCGGCGATCGCGGCCTTAGTCACCCTGATGAAGTCCGGGGACCATGTCATCTGCGGGGAGAATGTGTATGGTGGGACGCCACGCCTTTTCAATCAGGTCTTCGCTCCCTACGGCATCGATTTCACCTATGTGGATACCTCGAACGTTGAGGCGCTCCGGGCGGCGATCCGACCCGAGACCAGGCTCGTGCATATCGAAACGCCTACCAATCCGCTCATGAACCTCACCGACATAGCGGCGGTTGCCGAGGTTTGTCACAGCCGCGAGGTCGAACTTTCGGTCGACAACACGTTCATGTCGCCTTATTTCCAGCGACCCATCGATCTTGGCGCCGACATTGTCATGCATTCGACGACGAAATTCCTGAATGGCCACAGCGATGGTCTCGGTGGAGTACTGGTTGGAACTACCCCGGAGCATACGAGCAGATTCGATTTTGTCGAGAAGGCGGTGGGCGGCATCCTTTCGCCATTCGAGAGCTGGCTTATTTTGCGTGGAGTCAAGACGCTCGCGGTTCGAATGCGTCAACATGACGAGAACGGTCGCATCGTTGCTCAATTTCTGGATGGGCACGGGAAAGTGGATCGGGTCTTTTATCCCGGATTGTCTGCCGGACGCAATGCCCATCCGCAGTATGAGTTGGCGGCACAACAGATGACCGGTTTCGGGTCGATGATTACGATTGAGCTTGGATCGTTCGAGAAGGCGAGGTCCTTTACCAAGCAGCTGCGGGTCGCGACCCTCGGTGAGTCCTTAGGCGGGGTTGAGACGCTGGTCTCTCATCCGGCGACGATGACGCACGCCGGTCTAGGAGCCGAAGGTCGAGCCAAGGTCGGCATTACCGATGGAATGGTCCGCCTGTCGGTGGGGATTGAAGATGTTGGTGATTTATTAGAGGACTTTGAGCAGGCCCTGGCAATGGTTTAA
- a CDS encoding VWA domain-containing protein: MALHRGVGAARPRKYSFDCSPARVFRLRRPHGRTVGAGLLFGCLLVLIGGRPALAQDDPLNKVHVQPTPPAPPPTAAPGAPPVIAPAEGTAALAARPNERIRVDVNLVLVPLTVTDPLNRLVTGLDKENFYLYENNGQQTIKTFSSEDAPVSIGIIFDLSGSMTNKVVRSRESIVQFLKTANPQDEFFVIGFNDRPELIEDFTSSVDDIEARLEMVKAGHRTALLDAIYFGLNKMKQAKYPRKALLVVSDGGDNRSRYTENEVRATVRESDVQIYSIGIFDQYAPTTEERLGPLLLNDISEETGGRLFRVDDVADMADIATKISAELRNEYVLGYRPLDAKHDGKWRKLKVKLVAPPGLPPLTVHARTGYYAPLQ; encoded by the coding sequence ATGGCGCTCCATCGCGGCGTCGGTGCCGCTCGGCCACGCAAATATTCATTCGATTGTTCCCCAGCGCGCGTATTCCGTTTGCGTCGTCCGCACGGGCGCACGGTTGGTGCGGGTCTGCTGTTCGGGTGCCTGCTGGTCCTGATCGGGGGAAGGCCTGCCTTGGCGCAGGATGATCCCTTGAACAAGGTCCACGTTCAGCCGACCCCGCCGGCTCCTCCCCCCACGGCCGCTCCGGGAGCGCCACCAGTCATTGCGCCAGCGGAGGGAACCGCTGCATTGGCTGCCCGCCCCAATGAGCGCATCCGCGTCGACGTGAACCTGGTTCTGGTTCCGTTGACGGTAACCGATCCGTTAAACCGGCTTGTGACTGGTCTGGACAAGGAAAACTTTTATCTCTACGAGAACAACGGCCAGCAAACCATCAAGACGTTCTCGAGCGAAGACGCTCCGGTATCGATCGGCATCATCTTCGACCTGAGCGGCAGCATGACGAATAAGGTAGTGCGGTCGCGTGAATCGATTGTGCAGTTCCTCAAGACCGCCAATCCGCAGGACGAGTTCTTTGTCATTGGCTTCAATGACCGGCCAGAACTGATCGAAGATTTTACTTCCTCTGTGGACGATATCGAGGCCAGGCTGGAGATGGTGAAGGCCGGACATCGGACCGCGCTCCTGGATGCTATCTATTTTGGCTTGAATAAGATGAAGCAAGCCAAGTATCCGCGTAAAGCGCTGCTGGTGGTATCCGATGGCGGTGATAACCGAAGCCGCTATACCGAGAATGAGGTTCGCGCCACCGTCAGAGAGTCGGATGTTCAAATCTATTCAATCGGTATATTCGATCAATATGCGCCGACCACCGAAGAGCGCCTAGGTCCGCTGCTCTTGAATGACATCAGCGAAGAAACCGGCGGCCGGCTCTTTCGGGTGGACGACGTGGCCGATATGGCCGATATCGCGACCAAAATCAGCGCGGAACTCCGGAATGAATATGTACTTGGTTATCGCCCTCTGGATGCAAAGCATGACGGGAAGTGGCGTAAATTGAAAGTAAAGCTGGTCGCTCCACCAGGACTACCGCCGCTGACTGTTCATGCCCGCACCGGATATTATGCGCCCTTGCAGTAA
- the murI gene encoding glutamate racemase has protein sequence MKIGVFDSGVGGLTVLRALLPRIPDAEYFYLGDTARLPYGSKSQATIARYAVSSSQFLIDQGCEFLVIACNTASALALDEIGLTAAPYAVPVVGVITPGAAAAAAISQTRDTLVIATSATVESHAYSAACESHGLRSIEKACPLLVPLVEEGWIDHPVTAEVTRIYLSELHRQASNASLVPDTLVLGCTHYPLLREVFEAGVRELWPGHPAAVIDSAEATAREVERQLNASFSNRPAAGIRSPATRFYATDSVVKFRQLGTRFLNQPISDVELVDLGG, from the coding sequence ATGAAAATCGGAGTCTTCGATTCTGGGGTTGGCGGACTGACAGTCCTCCGCGCCCTCCTTCCCCGCATTCCCGATGCCGAATACTTTTATCTAGGCGACACCGCTCGTCTGCCCTATGGGTCGAAGTCTCAGGCCACGATTGCCCGGTACGCTGTCTCCAGTTCCCAGTTCCTCATTGATCAGGGCTGTGAGTTTCTAGTCATCGCTTGCAACACGGCCAGCGCCTTAGCACTGGACGAAATCGGCCTGACAGCCGCTCCGTATGCCGTTCCGGTGGTTGGCGTCATTACACCCGGAGCGGCCGCCGCGGCTGCCATAAGCCAAACCCGGGACACCCTGGTTATCGCCACTTCCGCAACCGTCGAGAGCCACGCTTACTCCGCCGCCTGTGAATCGCATGGGCTCCGCAGCATCGAGAAGGCCTGCCCTCTGCTGGTTCCCCTGGTTGAAGAAGGATGGATCGACCATCCCGTCACGGCCGAAGTCACCCGCATCTATTTATCCGAACTGCATCGACAGGCGTCCAACGCCAGCCTCGTCCCCGATACGCTGGTTCTCGGCTGTACTCATTACCCGCTGCTGCGCGAAGTCTTTGAAGCAGGCGTTCGCGAACTCTGGCCGGGTCATCCCGCCGCAGTCATCGACTCTGCCGAAGCAACGGCCAGGGAAGTCGAACGTCAACTCAACGCTTCTTTCTCAAACCGTCCAGCCGCAGGTATCCGTTCTCCGGCCACAAGGTTTTATGCCACCGATTCAGTAGTCAAATTCCGCCAGTTAGGGACCCGCTTCCTGAACCAACCGATTTCCGACGTAGAACTCGTCGACCTTGGGGGCTGA